CGAGGCGCTGGGGGCCAAGGTCTCGGGCTCGGTCAGCAAGAAGACCGATATCGTCGTGGCCGGGCCGGGCGCCGGCTCGAAGGAGACCAAGGCGCGCGAGCTGGGGGTGGAGATCATGGACGAAGACGCCTGGCTGGCGCTGATCGGGGCATGACCCAGCGGCCCGAGGCGCTCTGGCCGCTCTTTGCCGAGTTGAAGACGCTCGACGGGGTGGGCCCCAAGACCGCGCAGGCGCTCGAGGGGCTGGAGATCGCCGCGCCGCGCGATCTGCTGTTTACCCTGCCGCATTCGGTGATCGACCGCCGCCCGCGCGCTACGGTGCAGGGCGCCGATCTGCCCGGGGTGGTGACCGTCGAGGTGACGGTGGGCCGTCACATGAAACCCGCGCAGCGCGGCCGGCCCTACCGCATCCATGTGGAGGATGCGCATATCGGCTTTCAGCTCGTGTTCTTCCACGGGCGTGAGGACTACCTCACGCGGCTGCTGCCCGAGGGCGCGCGGCGGCTGGTCTCGGGCCGGGTCGAGCTTTTCGACGGCATGGCGCAGATGGTGCATCCCGACCATATGCTGCCCCCCGAGGAGGCCGCGAGTCTGCCGGAGTATGAGCCGGTCTATCCGCTCACCCATGGCGTGACGCAAAAGCTGATGACGCGGGCGGTGGCGGATGCGCTGTCGCGCGCGCCGGAGTTCGAGGAATGGATCGACGGGCCGCTGAAGGCGCGCGAGGGCTGGCCCGACTGGCGCGCCGCGATCGCGTCGGCGCATGCGCCGCAGGGCGCGGGCGATCTCACCCCCACGGCGCCGGCGCGGGCGCGGCTCGCCTATGACGAGCTGATGGCGCATCAGCTGACCCTGGCGCTGGCCCGCGTGCATCGTCGCAAGGGCAAGGGGCAGGAGACCATGGGCGATGGGGCGCTGCGCCGCAAGGTTCTGGCATCGTTGCCGTTTCGCCCGACCGGCGCGCAGGCCCGGGCGATGGACGAGATCGCCGGAGACATGGCCAGGCCCGAACGCATGAACCGGCTGTTGCAGGGCGATGTCGGCGCCGGCAAGACGCTGGTCGCCTTCATGGCGCTGCTGATCGCGGTCGAGGCCGGCGGGCAGGGGGTGATGATGGCGCCCACCGAGATCCTCGCGCGGCAGCATCTCGACGGGCTGAAACCCTTTGCCGAAAGCGCCGGCGTGGTGCTGGAGCTGCTCACCGGGCGCGACAAGGGCGCCGAGCGCCGCGCCAAGCTGGCGGCGCTGGCGCGCGGCGATATCCAGATCCTGGTGGGCACCCATGCGGTGTTCCAGGCGGATGTGGAATTCGCCGATCTGCGGCTGGCGATTGTCGACGAGCAGCACCGTTTCGGCGTGCGCCAGCGGCTGGAGCTGGGGCGCAAGGGGGCGGCGGCGGATGTGATGGTGATGACCGCCACGCCGATCCCGCGCAGCCTGGCGCTGGCGCAATATGGCGATATGGACGTCTCGCTGCTCGACGAGAAACCGCCCGGGCGCAAGCCGATCCGCACCGCGCTGATCTCGTCCGAGCGCATGGAGGAGGTGGTTGCCCATCTGCGCAAGGCGGTGGCCGAGGGGCGGCAGGCCTACTGGGTCTGCCCGCTGGTCGAGGAGAGCGAGGCGGTCGACCTGACGGCGTCCGAGGAGCGCTTCAAGCATCTGCGCGCGGTGCTGGGAGAGGGTGTCGTGGGGCTGGTGCATGGCCAGATGCCGCCCGCCGAGAAGGATGCCGCCATGGCGCGGTTCGTGGCCGGCGAGACCAAGGTGCTGGTGGCGACCACGGTGATCGAGGTCGGGGTGAACGTGCCCAATGCCTCGATCATGGTGATCGAGCGCGCCGAGTGGTTCGGGCTGGCGCAGCTGCACCAGCTGCGCGGGCGCGTCGGGCGGGGCGAGGCGGAGAGCACCTGTTTGCTGATGTATCAGCCGCCGCTGGGCGAGGCGGGCATGAAACGCCTGACCACCCTGCGCGAGACCGAGGACGGGTTCCGCATCTCCGAGGTCGATCTGGAGATGCGTGGCGCCGGCGATCTGATCGGCACGGCGCAATCGGGGCTGCCGCGATTCCGCGTGGCGGATCTGGAGCACCAGGCCGGGTTGATGGCGATGGCGCAGAGCGATGCGCGCAAGCTGCTGGCCGAGGATCCGACGCTGCAAAGCGAGCGCGGGCAGGCGGCGCGCATGCTGCTCTGGCTGATGCGGCAGGACGAGGCGATCCGTTTGATTTCAGTGGGTTAGCCGCGCGCACCTCTGCTGAAACCTGTTTTGTTCTCAAATGTTCTCAAAAAGTTCTTTACAGATCGTAAAAGACATGAGAACAAAAGGGTAACAAAACGCCAGACAGGGAATGCCACCATGATCGACACGCTTCGCAAGGTTCTGACCCGCGCCGAATCCACCCTTCTTCAGGATATGATCGGCGGCGTGTCTTTGGTGGTCATTCTTCTGGGGGCGTTGCACCTGCCCAGCTTCTGAAAGGTTTTTCGTTTCTGCCTGCGGTCTTTTCCCGGACCGGTCCCGCATCACTGTCCCGATGCAAGGCGACTGTCCCCGCTGATGTGCCCCCGGCCTGCCTGAAACCCGGCGGCACGCACCGGTCCGTTTCCCCAAAAAGACACGCTACTCGCCGCCGCCTCCTCCCCCGGAGCGCGGCGGCTTTTTCTTGTGGGGCGGTGTTCAGAACCGGTAGGCGAGCCGCAAGCCGCCCCAGTGCTTGCCGCGCACGGTGATCGGGGCGGAGAGATCCTTCATCATGACGAAATTGCCGCCGCCCATGTCGCGGCGATAGACCTGAAGCAGGAAGGGTCTGGTGTTGCGCCCGGCCTTGAGCCCGACCCGGTCGTCAAAGATCCGGCGGTTGCGGCTATTGGCGGCGTTCCAGACCGGATCGCTGCCCTGGGGCTGGGAGAATTTGCGGTTATGCGTCGGCAGATAGCCGTTCCGGTCGACCGCGGCGCAGAACACGATGCGCGGATCCTGCGACAGCACCGGCTCCTGGATCGGCGGCAGCAGCGTGTCGGTGAGCGACGTGAAAGCGGTCAGCATCTGCTGCGGATCGGTGCCCGGCACCGGCTTGTAATCGCTGTCGAAAAGCGCCGCGCCCGAGATCCGGCCCGCCTCCAGCGCCGCCTCGAAGCTTTGCGAGACGCGGAGCGCCAGCTCCTTGACCTGCGTAATCATCGCCGCATCCTCGCCGGTGCCGCCGATGGCCACCGCATGTTGCAGGATCGCCTCTGACCCGTCGACCAGCCGCTCGCAGCGGCGCGACGCCTCGTCGACCCCGCGCGTCACCTCGCCGACGGAGCCTTGCAGCCCGGCGACGGTGGGGCGCAGCTCCTCCACGGCGCTGCTCGCGCGGTCCATATCCATGGCGATGCGGGCGGTGGCGCTTTGCAGCGTGCCCATGCGCTCGCGGATTTCCGATAAGGCGGCATCGGCGGCCTCGGCGCCCGAAAGCACGGTCTCCGCCTCCTGCGAGGTGTGCAGCGCACCGGAGTTCAGCGCCTCGATCCAGTCGGACATGCGCGCCACGGTGGCGGATATCGCCTGCACCGCCGCGCCGGTCTGCTGGCTGAGCTCGTTGATCGCCTCGGCGACGATGGCAAAGCCGCGCCCGGCATCGCCGGCGCGCGCCGCCTCGATCTTGGCATTGACGGCGAGGATGTTCACCTGGCTGGCGATGGAGGCGATCTGACCGTTGGAGGTTTTCACCGCGCCCAGCATCTCCTCCACCGCGTCGTTTTCCGCATGCACCGATTTCACCCAGCGCGCCAGTTCGCGCGCGGCGGTGCCGGAACGCGCCAGCGTACCGATGGAGGCCTCGACCTGCGCGCTGGCCTCCTCGGCGCCCTGCGCCACGTCGCGGATATCGGCGGAGACGCGGGCATTGGCGGCGGCGACATTCTCTGTCGCCTTGCCGACCTCTGTCAGGGTGGAGAGCTGGCTGCGGCTGCGCGCGTCGAGCGCCTGGAGAAAGCCCGAGATATCGACAACCTCGCGCCCGAGCGCGGTGGCGCCCCGGGTCAGGCTGGTCAGTTCCCGCGCCGCGCCCGGCGCGCCAAGTGAGGGATCGTGTTGCATGCTGGCCCTGCGCTGTTGCAGCACCGGCATAAACCGCAAAACCTCAATATGAGCTTAAGCGCTCTGCGCCTCGCGCGCCTGTTCCGCCGCCTCGCTGGCGGCGTCGAGCGCCAGCAGGATCGAGGCGTGACGGTTCTTGTAGGCCTGTGCCGGGCGCAGCACCTCGAGCCCGTCGAAGGGCGCGGGCGGGGTGGGGCCGTCTTCCTTCAGCATGGCGCGCAGCGCGTCGCGCGCCGCAACGATCTCTTCAGGGGTGCAGCCGACAATCGCCGCGCCCACCACCGAGGCGGAGGCCTGACCCAGCGCGCAGGCCTTCACGTCCTGCGCGTAATCGGCGACCTTGCCGTCCTGCATGCGCAGATCCACGGTGACCGTCGATCCGCAAAGCGGCGAGCGCTTCTTGACGCTGGCATCGGGCGCCTCCAGCCGGCCTGTGCGCGGGATATCGGCGGCCAGTGCGAGGATGCGCTGGGAGTATAGCTTTATCAGGTCGGTCTCGGCGGACATGGCTTTCCCTTTCGGATCGTCTCCCATAGATAGGGGGCGTTTTCGCGACTGCAAAAGGGTTTTTGCGCAATGAGCTTCGATCCCGCCACTTTGGTCTATGATGCGAACGGCCTCATCCCCTGCATCGCGCAGGCGGCGGAGACCGGCGAGGTGCTGATGATGGCCTGGATGAATGCCGAGTCGGTGGCAAAGACGCTGGAGACCGGGCGGGTGACCTACTGGTCGCGCTCGCGCAAATCCTTCTGGATTAAGGGCGAAAGCTCGGGCCATGTGCAGGAGCTGGTCGAGCTGCGGGTGGATTGCGACCGCGATTGCCTGCTGGCGCTGGTGAACCAGACCGGGCCGGCCTGTCACACCAACCGGCGCTCGTGTTTCTACACGGCGCTGCGCGAGGGCGACGAGGTCGAGATCATGACGCCGATGGCATAGGCCTCACGGCTGCGCGAGGGGCGGAACGCCATCGCGCGCGGGCGCGTTTCCTCCGGAGAAACCCGGGAGGTTTACCATGCCTATCATGCGACTTTCATCCGCCGTTCTCATCCTCGGCCTGGCGATCGTGGCGGTCTATCCGCTGCTCGGCCCGGCCTTCGGCACCGCGCCGGTGGACGCGACACAGGTTGCCGATGCACCCTGGTGGCTGATGCCCGTGGGCTATTTCGCGGCCTTTATCGGCGCGGCGGGGCTGTTCATCGGCTGGGCGCGGAAAAAGGAAAAAAATCGCTGAACGTGAGCGCCCGCGCCGGTCAGAGACCGACCATGGCGCGGATTTGCTGCGGGCTCTTGCCCTCGGATCGGTAGAGCGCGATGGCGCGGGCGTCGTCGCGCTTGGCCAGCCGCTTGCCATGCTCGTCGCGGATCAGCCGGTGATGATGATAGACCGGCGTGGGCAGATCCAGCAGGCGTTGCAGCAGCGCGTGGATGCGCGTGGCGTCAAAGAGATCGCGGCCCCGGATCACATGGGTGATCGCCTGCGCCGCGTCGTCCACCACCACAGCGAGGTGATAAGAGGCGCCCATATCCCTGCGCGCCACCACCACATCGCCGATGTCGCGGATCATCTCGTCGTTCGAAGCGGAGATCGTGCCGCTCTGGCCATCGGGTCCGGCGCCGGTTTCGGCGAAGGTGAGCGGCGCCGTGAGCTTTGCGCAGGCACGCGCCATGTCGAGCCGCAGAGTCACATCCTGCGGGCGCGGGCCGGTGGGCGGCGTGTCCGGGCGGCAGGTGCCGGGATAGATCAGCCCGTCCGGCCCGGTGAGCGGGGCGCCTTCCTGCGGGGCAGAGAGCGCCTCGCGGATGTCGCGGCGGGTGCAGGTGCAGGGGTAGAGCAGGCCCATCTGCCAGAGCCTGTCCAGCGCCGCTTCGTATTCGCCGAGGTGCTCGGATTCCCGCCGGCAGGGCTCTGGCCAGTCGAGACCCAGCCAGTGCAGATCGTCCTTGAGCTGCACCTCCCATTCCGGGCGTGCGCGGCTTTGGTCGAGATCGTCGATGCGCAGCAGAAATGTGCCGCCCGCCGCCCGCGTCATGTCCGAGGCCAGCAGTGCCGAATAGGCATGGCCCAGATGCAGCGGGCCGGTGGGCGAGGGCGCAAAGCGGCTGCGCATCACTCGTCGCGATAGCTGCGCTCGATACGGCGGGTGCGGCGTTCTTCGCCGGATTGATAGATCAGCACCCAGGCCAGCAGGATGAACATCGGATGTGTCAGCCCGCCGGAAAAGATGATCGCCGGGATCC
The window above is part of the Salipiger abyssi genome. Proteins encoded here:
- the recG gene encoding ATP-dependent DNA helicase RecG, with the translated sequence MTQRPEALWPLFAELKTLDGVGPKTAQALEGLEIAAPRDLLFTLPHSVIDRRPRATVQGADLPGVVTVEVTVGRHMKPAQRGRPYRIHVEDAHIGFQLVFFHGREDYLTRLLPEGARRLVSGRVELFDGMAQMVHPDHMLPPEEAASLPEYEPVYPLTHGVTQKLMTRAVADALSRAPEFEEWIDGPLKAREGWPDWRAAIASAHAPQGAGDLTPTAPARARLAYDELMAHQLTLALARVHRRKGKGQETMGDGALRRKVLASLPFRPTGAQARAMDEIAGDMARPERMNRLLQGDVGAGKTLVAFMALLIAVEAGGQGVMMAPTEILARQHLDGLKPFAESAGVVLELLTGRDKGAERRAKLAALARGDIQILVGTHAVFQADVEFADLRLAIVDEQHRFGVRQRLELGRKGAAADVMVMTATPIPRSLALAQYGDMDVSLLDEKPPGRKPIRTALISSERMEEVVAHLRKAVAEGRQAYWVCPLVEESEAVDLTASEERFKHLRAVLGEGVVGLVHGQMPPAEKDAAMARFVAGETKVLVATTVIEVGVNVPNASIMVIERAEWFGLAQLHQLRGRVGRGEAESTCLLMYQPPLGEAGMKRLTTLRETEDGFRISEVDLEMRGAGDLIGTAQSGLPRFRVADLEHQAGLMAMAQSDARKLLAEDPTLQSERGQAARMLLWLMRQDEAIRLISVG
- the gluQRS gene encoding tRNA glutamyl-Q(34) synthetase GluQRS, which produces MRSRFAPSPTGPLHLGHAYSALLASDMTRAAGGTFLLRIDDLDQSRARPEWEVQLKDDLHWLGLDWPEPCRRESEHLGEYEAALDRLWQMGLLYPCTCTRRDIREALSAPQEGAPLTGPDGLIYPGTCRPDTPPTGPRPQDVTLRLDMARACAKLTAPLTFAETGAGPDGQSGTISASNDEMIRDIGDVVVARRDMGASYHLAVVVDDAAQAITHVIRGRDLFDATRIHALLQRLLDLPTPVYHHHRLIRDEHGKRLAKRDDARAIALYRSEGKSPQQIRAMVGL
- the hisI gene encoding phosphoribosyl-AMP cyclohydrolase, which produces MSFDPATLVYDANGLIPCIAQAAETGEVLMMAWMNAESVAKTLETGRVTYWSRSRKSFWIKGESSGHVQELVELRVDCDRDCLLALVNQTGPACHTNRRSCFYTALREGDEVEIMTPMA
- a CDS encoding iron-sulfur cluster assembly scaffold protein — translated: MSAETDLIKLYSQRILALAADIPRTGRLEAPDASVKKRSPLCGSTVTVDLRMQDGKVADYAQDVKACALGQASASVVGAAIVGCTPEEIVAARDALRAMLKEDGPTPPAPFDGLEVLRPAQAYKNRHASILLALDAASEAAEQAREAQSA
- a CDS encoding methyl-accepting chemotaxis protein, which produces MQHDPSLGAPGAARELTSLTRGATALGREVVDISGFLQALDARSRSQLSTLTEVGKATENVAAANARVSADIRDVAQGAEEASAQVEASIGTLARSGTAARELARWVKSVHAENDAVEEMLGAVKTSNGQIASIASQVNILAVNAKIEAARAGDAGRGFAIVAEAINELSQQTGAAVQAISATVARMSDWIEALNSGALHTSQEAETVLSGAEAADAALSEIRERMGTLQSATARIAMDMDRASSAVEELRPTVAGLQGSVGEVTRGVDEASRRCERLVDGSEAILQHAVAIGGTGEDAAMITQVKELALRVSQSFEAALEAGRISGAALFDSDYKPVPGTDPQQMLTAFTSLTDTLLPPIQEPVLSQDPRIVFCAAVDRNGYLPTHNRKFSQPQGSDPVWNAANSRNRRIFDDRVGLKAGRNTRPFLLQVYRRDMGGGNFVMMKDLSAPITVRGKHWGGLRLAYRF